A DNA window from Lutra lutra chromosome 8, mLutLut1.2, whole genome shotgun sequence contains the following coding sequences:
- the LOC125107853 gene encoding LOW QUALITY PROTEIN: uncharacterized protein LOC125107853 (The sequence of the model RefSeq protein was modified relative to this genomic sequence to represent the inferred CDS: inserted 1 base in 1 codon), whose translation MTEVVPSSALSEVSLCLLCHDDTDTVKHLCGDXFPIEYPDSRYPDITSNKKFFSLAATYRGAIVGMIVAEIESRSKIHKEDGGILASNFSVDTQVAYILSLGVVKEFRKHGIDPRLHPTPRLRASEPEPLLHPAQDLPSGPQPALQLPAVVWHLQQGGHCLRPDHVMLAGRPPVGPALWHPAEPAFLAVGLLSSAEEPVTPCRAVGLPQLQARCYAGSEQSVAGTRGL comes from the exons ATGACAGAGGTGGTCCCGTCCAGCGCCCTCAGCGAGGTCAGCCTATGCCTCCTCTGCCACGACGACACAGACACCGTGAAGCATCTGTGCGGCG TGTTCCCCATCGAGTACCCAGACTCACGGTATCCTGATATCACCTCCAACAAGAAGTTCTTTTCCCTTGCCGCAACCTACAGGGGCGCCATCGTGGGAATGATAGTAGCCGAAATAGAAAGTAGGAGCAAGATACACAAGGAGGATGGAGGTATTCTAGCCTCCAACTTCTCTGTCGACACGCAGGTTGCGTACATTCTAAGTCTGGGAGTAGTGAAGGAGTTCAGGAAGCACGGCATAG ATCCCAGACTACATCCAACACCCCGGCTCCGCGCTAGCGAACCTGAGCCCTTGCTCCATCCCGCACAGGATCTACCGTCAGGCCCACAGCCTGCTCTGCAGCTTCCTGCCGTGGTCTGGCATCTCCAGCAAGGGGGGCATTGCCTACGGCCGGACCATGTGATGCTAGCTGGGCGGCCGCCAGTAGGCCCCGCCCTTTGGCACCCCGCAGAACCCGCCTTCCTGGCTGTTGGACTTCTGTCGTCTGCAGAGGAGCCGGTGACCCCTTGCCGGGCAGTTGGCCTGCCCCAGCTGCAGGCCCGGTGCTACGCAGGCTCAGAGCAGAGCGTCGCGGGCACACGCGGTCTCTGA